From the Sphingomonas aliaeris genome, one window contains:
- a CDS encoding DUF2855 family protein — MPIKREMMVRRDSLEQIAINDTIAPEPQDGEIVLKIEAFSLTANNVTYAVVGETVKYWNFFPAAEGWGIVPVWGHARVAVSRHPDIAVGERVYGYLPMATHLIVQPGKVSAGMFRDMAPHRQAMAVVYNQYRRLAADPSHDPAREDARMLFEPLFLTSFLIEDQQRRADWQGTSTVMLTSASSKTAMGLAHVMRAASPGVTRTGLTSSGNASFVEGTGLYDRVVTYDTLDALEIGGTAMVVDFAGNAHLLAQLAARLGPQLSYVLKVGVTHHDESEGAPAAGPKPVWFFAPDAAAALIGEIGPDAFQSAVATRWSGFVGDADAWVKIDHQSGSDALQQVWRDLVAGRAKPDTGYIMRW; from the coding sequence ATGCCGATCAAGCGCGAAATGATGGTGCGTCGCGATTCGCTGGAGCAGATCGCGATCAACGATACGATCGCGCCCGAACCGCAGGACGGCGAGATCGTGCTGAAGATCGAGGCATTCTCGCTCACCGCGAACAACGTCACCTATGCGGTGGTCGGCGAGACCGTGAAATACTGGAATTTCTTTCCCGCCGCTGAAGGGTGGGGGATCGTTCCCGTTTGGGGCCATGCACGCGTCGCGGTGTCGCGCCACCCAGACATCGCGGTCGGGGAGCGGGTCTACGGCTATCTGCCGATGGCGACGCACCTGATCGTCCAGCCGGGCAAGGTTTCGGCGGGGATGTTTCGCGACATGGCGCCGCATCGCCAGGCGATGGCCGTGGTGTACAACCAGTATCGCCGCCTCGCCGCCGATCCGTCGCATGATCCCGCGCGGGAGGATGCCCGCATGCTGTTCGAACCGTTGTTCCTCACCAGTTTCCTGATCGAGGACCAGCAACGCCGCGCCGACTGGCAGGGGACCAGCACCGTCATGCTGACCAGCGCTTCCAGCAAGACCGCGATGGGGCTGGCGCATGTTATGCGCGCCGCCAGTCCCGGCGTGACCCGGACCGGCCTGACCAGCAGCGGCAATGCGTCCTTCGTCGAGGGCACCGGGCTGTACGACCGCGTCGTGACCTACGACACGCTCGACGCGCTGGAGATCGGCGGCACCGCGATGGTCGTCGATTTCGCCGGCAATGCGCACTTGCTCGCGCAATTGGCCGCTCGCCTCGGGCCACAATTGTCATACGTCCTGAAGGTCGGCGTGACGCATCATGACGAGAGCGAGGGCGCACCGGCCGCAGGACCCAAACCGGTCTGGTTCTTCGCCCCCGACGCGGCGGCGGCCTTGATCGGCGAAATCGGGCCGGACGCCTTCCAGTCGGCGGTCGCGACACGCTGGTCCGGCTTCGTCGGCGACGCCGATGCCTGGGTGAAGATCGATCATCAGTCGGGCAGCGATGCGTTGCAGCAGGTGTGGCGCGATCTGGTCGCCGGACGCGCCAAACCCGACACCGGATATATCATGCGCTGGTGA
- a CDS encoding MOSC domain-containing protein → MKTETQARVEAAASDDAHRFGKICRDEIRLIAGLGVEGDAHLGVTVQHLSRKAKDPDAANLRQVHLIHGELLDELAAKGFAVAPGELGENITTRGVALLDLPEGTILSLGAEASVRVTGLRNPCVQIDRLQKGLMAATLDRAPDGSLIRKAGVMAVVVTGGIVRPGDAVGITPPPGVPRPLPVV, encoded by the coding sequence ATGAAGACGGAAACTCAAGCCCGCGTCGAGGCGGCGGCGTCGGATGATGCCCACCGGTTCGGCAAGATATGCCGCGACGAGATCAGGCTGATCGCAGGGCTGGGCGTCGAGGGCGATGCGCATCTGGGCGTCACCGTCCAGCACCTGTCGCGCAAGGCGAAGGATCCGGACGCGGCCAACCTGCGCCAGGTCCACTTGATCCACGGCGAATTGCTCGACGAATTGGCCGCGAAGGGTTTCGCGGTTGCGCCGGGCGAGCTTGGCGAGAACATCACCACACGGGGCGTCGCGTTACTCGATCTGCCGGAGGGCACGATCCTGTCGCTGGGCGCGGAGGCGAGCGTGCGCGTCACTGGCCTGCGCAATCCGTGCGTCCAGATCGACCGATTGCAGAAAGGATTGATGGCCGCGACGCTGGATCGCGCGCCCGACGGATCTCTGATCCGCAAGGCGGGCGTGATGGCGGTGGTGGTGACCGGCGGGATCGTCCGGCCGGGCGATGCTGTCGGGATCACGCCTCCGCCAGGGGTGCCGCGCCCGCTCCCGGTCGTCTAG
- a CDS encoding DUF6456 domain-containing protein, giving the protein MRDLVERAMPGSARRRVTVNLAESPLGWLRARKLIDARQFEAGERLRADYEMAALGPRVTMQWEARVDGGTTGLDPTLSQIAAKRRFDAAIDTVGPGLNDVLWRVVCACEGLPTAEKALGWPARAGRVVLTLALDRLASHYGLR; this is encoded by the coding sequence ATGCGCGATTTGGTGGAACGGGCGATGCCGGGAAGTGCGCGACGCCGCGTCACGGTCAATCTCGCCGAATCGCCGCTCGGCTGGCTGCGTGCGCGCAAACTGATCGACGCGCGCCAGTTCGAGGCGGGGGAAAGGCTGCGGGCCGATTACGAGATGGCGGCGCTGGGCCCGCGCGTCACGATGCAATGGGAAGCACGCGTCGATGGCGGAACGACCGGCCTCGATCCCACCCTTTCGCAGATCGCGGCGAAACGGCGGTTCGACGCGGCGATCGATACGGTCGGACCCGGGCTGAACGACGTCCTGTGGCGCGTCGTCTGTGCGTGCGAGGGGCTGCCGACGGCAGAAAAGGCGCTCGGATGGCCCGCGCGCGCGGGGCGTGTCGTGCTGACGCTGGCGCTGGACCGATTGGCGAGCCATTATGGCCTGCGATGA
- a CDS encoding helix-turn-helix domain-containing protein, with translation MITSIREVRRAKGMTLDDVARACQPPTTAQTIGRLETGTRTVSVGWLNRIADALGVAAADLVTLPDRSGIPVAAILDAGGVTAPKQAILLTPPAATPGLIAITVAAGTGDYRRGDEIWCETIAPDRYANAVNRDVLVPRPAGRFVFGRLIGRDGGKLHILPMEAGGRQQVVSDPPWIAPAVKLVRSL, from the coding sequence ATGATCACATCCATTCGCGAAGTGCGCCGCGCCAAGGGCATGACGCTGGACGATGTCGCCCGCGCCTGTCAGCCGCCGACGACCGCGCAGACGATCGGACGGCTGGAAACGGGAACGCGCACCGTATCGGTCGGATGGCTGAATCGGATCGCGGATGCGCTGGGCGTCGCGGCGGCCGACCTGGTCACCCTGCCCGACCGGAGCGGCATTCCGGTCGCGGCGATCCTCGATGCGGGCGGCGTCACTGCGCCGAAGCAGGCGATCCTGCTGACCCCGCCCGCCGCGACCCCGGGGCTGATTGCGATCACCGTCGCGGCGGGCACGGGCGACTATCGGCGCGGCGACGAGATCTGGTGCGAGACGATCGCGCCGGATCGCTATGCCAATGCGGTCAATCGCGACGTGCTGGTGCCACGCCCGGCGGGGCGGTTCGTGTTCGGGCGGCTGATCGGCCGTGATGGCGGAAAGCTGCACATCCTGCCGATGGAAGCCGGCGGCCGGCAGCAGGTGGTCAGCGATCCGCCCTGGATCGCGCCAGCGGTGAAGCTGGTCCGCTCGCTATAG
- a CDS encoding MarR family winged helix-turn-helix transcriptional regulator: protein MHDTRYDMRSGAIVIADGLTAERLAADAVELAGCRVVNRYGWAAADRLRDHGAIDLLAIDTRTVPDTTLDAMLPMIDHVAQDNGARIVAAIDLDQIDIVSAAVFGRHVQLLVAPSMAEQVAALTIAGAMRLDSHVNEAGDAEASRLRRLNEEVARIAETLARLTRSDVTPADRPGTKVGDRALGYGMSPADGAAANGAAVTAHDLRQSIRARRLRQQFFEPRLLEDPGWDMLLDLYAAELERAQVSVSSLCIAAAVAPTTALRWIGKMTDAELFVRVPDPFDRRRAYMELSEKARSGMRGYCSAARRAGLPIA, encoded by the coding sequence ATGCACGACACCAGGTACGACATGCGTTCGGGCGCGATCGTCATCGCCGATGGTCTGACGGCCGAACGGCTGGCGGCCGACGCGGTCGAACTCGCCGGATGCCGTGTCGTCAACCGCTACGGCTGGGCCGCGGCGGATCGCTTGCGGGATCATGGCGCGATCGACCTGCTTGCGATCGATACCCGCACCGTTCCGGATACGACGCTCGACGCCATGTTGCCGATGATCGACCATGTCGCGCAGGATAACGGCGCGCGGATCGTCGCCGCCATCGACCTCGACCAGATCGATATCGTTTCGGCCGCCGTCTTCGGTCGCCACGTCCAGCTGCTGGTCGCCCCGTCGATGGCGGAGCAGGTCGCGGCGCTGACGATCGCCGGGGCGATGCGGCTGGACAGCCATGTCAACGAAGCGGGCGACGCCGAAGCCTCCCGCTTGCGACGCCTGAACGAGGAGGTCGCGCGGATCGCGGAGACGCTCGCCCGGCTGACACGCAGCGATGTTACCCCGGCCGATCGTCCCGGCACGAAGGTCGGCGATCGCGCATTGGGCTACGGCATGTCACCGGCGGATGGCGCTGCCGCAAACGGGGCGGCGGTCACCGCCCACGATCTGCGACAGTCGATCCGCGCGCGCCGCCTGCGCCAGCAATTCTTCGAACCGCGACTGCTGGAGGATCCCGGCTGGGACATGCTGCTCGACCTCTACGCTGCCGAACTGGAGCGGGCTCAGGTGTCGGTTTCGTCGCTGTGCATCGCCGCTGCCGTCGCCCCCACGACCGCACTTCGCTGGATCGGGAAGATGACCGATGCCGAGCTGTTCGTTCGCGTCCCCGATCCGTTCGATCGCCGCCGCGCTTACATGGAATTGTCGGAAAAAGCCCGTTCCGGCATGCGCGGCTATTGCTCCGCCGCCCGCCGCGCAGGCCTTCCGATCGCGTGA
- a CDS encoding NAD(P)(+) transhydrogenase (Re/Si-specific) subunit beta, translated as MEHVAVNPWASLAYLIAGVCFILALRGLSSPATSQRGNRYGMIGMTIAVVTTLLTHIPMIDLLVVGSTPAFDYSAIIARVDYVTMLEILAAIALGGVIGLLTAKRIAMTDMPQLVAAFHSLVGLAAVLVAAAAFLNPQAFGIVDEFGQILTVSRIEMGLGIAIGAITFSGSVIAFLKLNGNMGGKPIMLPGRHVLNLAVLAGIIGLVGYFTQDQSPWVFWTITALSFAIGFLLIIPIGGADMPVVVSMLNSYSGWAAAAMGFTLHNSAMIITGALVGSSGAILSYIMCKAMNRSFISVIAGGFGAEAAVSGGDAKEQRPWKRGSAEDAAFLMQQAEQIIIVPGYGMAVAQAQHALREMGDKLKAHGVRVKYAIHPVAGRMPGHMNVLLAEANVPYDDVFELEDINGEFAQTDVAFVIGANDVTNPAAKTDKTSPIYGMPVLDVEKAKTVLFIKRSMGGVGYAGVDNDVFYMDNTMMLLADAKKMVEEIVKNLE; from the coding sequence ATGGAACACGTTGCAGTAAATCCTTGGGCGTCGCTGGCGTATCTCATCGCGGGCGTGTGCTTCATCCTCGCGCTACGTGGCCTGTCGTCGCCAGCCACGTCGCAGCGCGGCAACCGCTACGGCATGATCGGCATGACGATCGCGGTCGTCACGACGCTGCTGACGCATATTCCGATGATCGACCTGCTCGTCGTCGGGTCGACTCCGGCGTTCGATTATTCGGCGATCATCGCCCGCGTCGATTACGTCACGATGCTCGAAATCCTCGCCGCGATCGCGCTCGGCGGCGTCATCGGCCTGCTCACCGCGAAACGCATCGCGATGACCGACATGCCGCAGCTCGTCGCCGCCTTCCACTCGCTCGTGGGTCTTGCCGCCGTCCTCGTAGCCGCCGCCGCCTTCCTCAATCCGCAGGCGTTCGGCATCGTCGACGAATTCGGCCAGATCCTGACGGTCAGCCGGATCGAAATGGGTCTCGGCATCGCGATCGGTGCGATCACCTTCTCCGGATCTGTCATCGCCTTCCTGAAACTCAACGGCAATATGGGCGGCAAGCCGATCATGCTGCCCGGCCGCCATGTCCTCAATCTGGCGGTGCTGGCCGGGATCATCGGGCTGGTCGGCTATTTCACCCAGGATCAGAGCCCGTGGGTGTTCTGGACGATTACCGCGCTCAGCTTCGCGATCGGCTTCCTGCTGATCATCCCGATCGGCGGGGCGGACATGCCGGTCGTGGTCAGCATGCTCAACAGCTATTCCGGCTGGGCGGCGGCGGCGATGGGCTTTACGCTTCACAACAGCGCGATGATCATCACCGGCGCGCTGGTCGGTTCGTCGGGCGCGATCCTCAGCTACATCATGTGCAAGGCGATGAACCGTAGCTTCATCAGCGTGATCGCGGGCGGTTTCGGCGCGGAAGCAGCCGTTTCGGGCGGCGATGCCAAGGAACAGCGCCCGTGGAAGCGTGGTTCGGCCGAGGATGCGGCGTTCCTGATGCAGCAGGCCGAACAGATCATCATCGTCCCCGGCTACGGCATGGCGGTGGCGCAGGCACAGCATGCGCTGCGTGAAATGGGCGACAAGCTGAAGGCGCACGGCGTCCGCGTGAAATATGCGATCCACCCCGTCGCGGGGCGCATGCCCGGACACATGAACGTGCTGCTCGCCGAGGCGAACGTGCCGTATGACGATGTGTTCGAGCTGGAGGATATCAACGGCGAGTTCGCGCAGACCGACGTCGCGTTCGTCATCGGTGCGAACGACGTAACCAATCCGGCGGCAAAGACCGACAAGACTTCTCCCATCTACGGCATGCCCGTGCTCGACGTGGAGAAGGCCAAGACGGTGCTGTTCATCAAGCGCAGCATGGGCGGCGTGGGCTATGCCGGCGTCGATAACGACGTGTTCTATATGGACAATACGATGATGCTTCTCGCCGACGCGAAGAAGATGGTCGAGGAGATCGTGAAGAACCTCGAATAG
- a CDS encoding proton-translocating transhydrogenase family protein translates to MDFISILSIFVMACFVGYYVVWSVTPALHTPLMAVTNAISSVIIVGALIASAAAGIGGTGATSKWLGLLAVVLASVNIFGGFAVTARMLAMYKKKPAAAAKQ, encoded by the coding sequence ATGGACTTTATCAGCATCCTGTCGATCTTCGTCATGGCCTGCTTCGTCGGCTATTACGTCGTCTGGTCGGTGACACCGGCATTGCACACGCCCCTGATGGCGGTGACGAACGCTATTTCCAGCGTCATCATCGTCGGCGCGCTGATCGCGAGCGCGGCGGCGGGGATCGGCGGTACGGGCGCGACATCGAAATGGCTCGGCCTGCTCGCGGTCGTGCTGGCCAGCGTCAACATCTTCGGCGGCTTCGCGGTCACCGCGCGGATGCTGGCAATGTACAAGAAAAAGCCCGCGGCTGCGGCGAAACAGTAA
- a CDS encoding PH domain-containing protein: MGLLHATAADPRELIEKHREALTDGETVFYCYKTVRDYIAFTNWRVLYINVQGLTGSKREYMTVPYRSITAFSIQSAGTFDLDAELSIYLSGHDPIEFRVGRNTDIHSLQGFLAQKLDR; the protein is encoded by the coding sequence ATGGGCCTGCTCCACGCCACGGCAGCCGATCCGCGCGAACTGATCGAGAAGCATCGCGAGGCGCTGACCGATGGCGAGACGGTGTTCTACTGCTACAAGACGGTGCGCGATTATATCGCGTTCACCAACTGGCGCGTGCTGTACATCAACGTGCAGGGGCTGACCGGCAGCAAGCGCGAATATATGACCGTGCCGTATCGCTCGATCACCGCATTCTCGATCCAGAGCGCGGGCACGTTCGATCTGGATGCGGAACTCAGCATCTATCTGTCGGGTCACGATCCGATCGAGTTCCGCGTCGGCCGCAATACCGACATCCACAGCCTTCAGGGCTTTCTCGCCCAGAAGCTGGACCGGTAG
- a CDS encoding NAD(P) transhydrogenase subunit alpha encodes MKIAVLKEQATGENRVAATPETVKKFIALGATLAVEAGAGEAASFADADYAAAGATLGSRAETLTGADIILAVSSPDPASIGGAAPGAWLAASLNPFADPARIQGYADAGVEALAMEFMPRITRAQSMDILSSQSNLAGYKAVLDAAAEYGRAFPMMMTAAGTVSAARVFVMGVGVAGLQAIATARRLGAQVSATDVRSATKEQIMSLGAKPIFVENVKGIEGEGAGGYAGEMSPEYQAAQAELVSGHIAKQDIVITTALIPGRPAPRLISAAQVASMRPGSVIVDLAVEAGGNVEGAVAGEVVTVNGVKIVGHRNVAGRLAADASALFSRNLFNFLSAFWDKEAGKPVLDEEIGDAIRLTKDGKIVNARLLG; translated from the coding sequence GTGAAGATCGCGGTCCTGAAAGAACAGGCGACCGGTGAAAACCGCGTCGCCGCGACCCCTGAAACGGTGAAGAAGTTCATCGCCCTGGGCGCCACGCTGGCGGTCGAGGCGGGGGCAGGCGAGGCCGCTTCCTTTGCAGATGCGGATTATGCCGCCGCGGGGGCGACGCTCGGCAGCCGGGCCGAGACGCTGACCGGCGCGGATATCATCCTCGCCGTCTCGTCGCCCGATCCGGCATCGATCGGCGGCGCCGCGCCCGGCGCGTGGCTTGCGGCCAGCCTGAACCCCTTCGCCGATCCCGCACGGATCCAGGGCTATGCAGATGCCGGGGTCGAGGCGCTGGCGATGGAATTCATGCCGCGCATCACGCGCGCGCAGTCGATGGACATCCTGTCGTCGCAATCGAACCTTGCCGGCTACAAGGCGGTGCTGGATGCCGCGGCGGAATATGGCCGCGCCTTCCCGATGATGATGACGGCGGCGGGCACCGTGTCCGCCGCGCGCGTCTTCGTCATGGGCGTCGGCGTGGCGGGTCTCCAGGCGATCGCCACCGCGCGACGGCTGGGGGCGCAGGTGTCCGCCACCGACGTGCGGTCGGCGACCAAGGAACAGATCATGTCGCTCGGCGCGAAGCCGATCTTCGTGGAGAACGTCAAGGGCATCGAGGGCGAAGGCGCTGGCGGCTACGCTGGTGAAATGTCGCCCGAATATCAGGCAGCGCAGGCCGAACTCGTGTCCGGCCACATCGCCAAGCAGGATATCGTCATTACGACGGCGTTGATCCCCGGCCGCCCCGCGCCCCGTTTGATCTCCGCGGCGCAGGTCGCCAGCATGCGCCCCGGCAGCGTCATTGTCGATCTCGCGGTCGAGGCGGGCGGAAACGTCGAAGGCGCGGTCGCGGGCGAAGTCGTCACCGTCAACGGCGTCAAGATCGTCGGCCACCGCAACGTCGCGGGCCGCTTGGCGGCGGATGCGTCGGCCCTGTTCAGCCGCAACCTGTTCAACTTCCTCAGCGCCTTCTGGGATAAGGAGGCGGGCAAGCCCGTGCTCGACGAAGAGATCGGCGACGCGATCCGCCTCACCAAAGACGGCAAGATCGTAAACGCGCGGTTGCTCGGATAG
- a CDS encoding aa3-type cytochrome c oxidase subunit IV → MAGKGDLKAHEQTYFQVIGMLKWGAVACAVIAAAVIWLIAR, encoded by the coding sequence ATGGCTGGCAAAGGTGATCTGAAGGCGCACGAACAGACCTATTTTCAGGTCATCGGTATGCTGAAATGGGGTGCCGTTGCCTGTGCCGTGATCGCCGCTGCGGTGATCTGGCTGATCGCGCGCTAA
- a CDS encoding sigma-54-dependent transcriptional regulator, which yields MTRNGQRLLMLIDDEPAQRRLVAAIAARRGWRAVFANDGEMAIAILGTQDGMQLDAILLDHWAPEADAAALIADIRERRPALPLLMLTANGSVAQAVGAMRAGATDFLVKPLAPERLLSALDAAVAGKSAGELRPLSEKIPALLAFDEIVGSAPDFRAALAIAAKAARARVAVLLEGESGVGKEVVAEAVHAASPRAKKPMVTVNCGALPPNLIESELFGHEKGAFTGAFERKIGRFQEADGGTIFLDEVGEMPLEAQVKLLRVLQNGDIQPIGARHAREVDVRVIAATNKRLIEEVEAGRFREDLYYRLNVVQVTIPPLRDRIADIPALTRHLLARVAQQPGLRPLGITDDALDLLGSYDWPGNVRQLQNALFRAAVLCDGDALTRADFPQIAALGAARHVTPVPSPMATSGGVTLFHADGNLRALEEIEADVIRLAIGHYRGRMTEVARRLGIGRSTLYRKLGELGIDNAAA from the coding sequence ATGACGCGCAACGGACAGCGCCTGTTGATGCTGATCGACGACGAACCGGCCCAGCGCCGGCTGGTCGCGGCGATCGCCGCGCGCCGGGGCTGGCGCGCCGTGTTCGCCAATGACGGTGAAATGGCGATCGCGATCCTCGGTACTCAGGACGGCATGCAGCTGGATGCGATCCTGCTGGATCACTGGGCGCCCGAGGCGGATGCCGCCGCACTGATCGCCGATATCCGCGAACGGCGCCCCGCTTTGCCGCTGCTGATGCTGACCGCCAACGGATCGGTCGCGCAGGCGGTCGGCGCGATGCGCGCGGGTGCGACCGATTTCCTGGTCAAGCCGCTGGCCCCCGAACGCCTGTTGAGCGCGCTCGACGCAGCGGTGGCAGGCAAGAGCGCTGGCGAGTTGCGTCCTTTATCGGAGAAGATCCCCGCCTTGCTGGCGTTCGACGAGATCGTCGGATCGGCACCCGATTTCCGCGCGGCGCTGGCGATCGCGGCCAAGGCCGCCCGCGCGCGCGTCGCCGTGTTGCTGGAGGGCGAAAGCGGCGTCGGCAAGGAAGTCGTCGCGGAGGCGGTGCATGCCGCCAGCCCGCGCGCGAAGAAGCCGATGGTCACGGTCAATTGCGGTGCGCTGCCGCCCAACCTGATCGAATCCGAATTGTTTGGGCATGAAAAGGGCGCGTTTACCGGGGCGTTCGAACGCAAGATCGGGCGATTCCAGGAAGCGGACGGCGGCACGATCTTCCTCGACGAAGTGGGCGAAATGCCGCTCGAGGCGCAGGTCAAGCTGCTGCGCGTGCTGCAGAATGGCGATATCCAGCCGATCGGCGCGCGGCATGCCCGCGAAGTCGACGTGCGGGTCATCGCCGCGACGAACAAACGGCTGATCGAGGAAGTCGAGGCGGGCCGGTTTCGCGAGGATCTGTATTACCGGCTGAACGTGGTGCAGGTTACGATCCCGCCGCTGCGCGACCGGATCGCCGATATCCCTGCGCTCACCCGCCACCTGCTCGCGCGGGTCGCGCAGCAACCGGGGCTGCGGCCGCTGGGGATCACCGACGACGCGCTGGACCTGCTCGGCAGCTATGACTGGCCGGGCAATGTCCGCCAGTTGCAGAACGCGTTGTTCCGGGCCGCCGTGCTGTGCGACGGCGATGCGCTGACCCGGGCGGATTTCCCGCAGATCGCGGCACTGGGCGCCGCCCGCCACGTCACGCCCGTTCCGTCGCCGATGGCGACCTCGGGCGGGGTGACCTTATTCCATGCGGACGGCAATCTGCGCGCACTGGAAGAGATCGAGGCGGACGTCATCCGCCTCGCGATCGGCCATTATCGCGGGCGCATGACCGAAGTGGCCCGCCGGCTGGGGATCGGCCGCTCGACCCTGTACCGCAAGCTCGGCGAACTCGGGATCGACAACGCCGCCGCCTGA
- a CDS encoding bestrophin family protein: protein MIVDAVPRVRHIVANVWRPLTALFIWDVAVTVAYFYYPLTAPSLPLTLFGSALALFLGFRDTSAYQRWWEGRVLWGAMINASRNLARTARSYLPDEEARDLQRAILLRQITYVHVLRCQLRRQDTSFELNRFLSPDEAAPAAARTNKANGILDGTGRRIDHARAQGWIDTMQQAAMEDILVDIANAQGGMERLKNTPLPNQYRFFPTFFTRLFCLLLPIGLVETLGIATPIGSTVAGLMFLAVLQIGDDLVDPFAGKLHDVPLTAMTRTIEIDLLEALGDPAPQPVVPVSGVLW, encoded by the coding sequence ATGATCGTGGATGCAGTGCCGCGCGTGCGGCATATCGTTGCGAACGTCTGGCGGCCGTTGACCGCTCTGTTCATCTGGGACGTGGCGGTGACGGTCGCCTATTTCTATTATCCACTGACCGCGCCGTCCTTGCCGCTGACGCTGTTCGGTTCGGCGCTGGCGCTGTTCCTCGGCTTTCGCGACACGTCCGCCTATCAGCGCTGGTGGGAAGGCCGCGTGCTGTGGGGCGCGATGATCAACGCCTCGCGCAACCTCGCCCGCACCGCGCGCAGCTATCTGCCGGACGAGGAGGCACGCGATCTCCAGCGCGCGATCCTCCTGCGGCAGATCACCTATGTCCACGTCTTGCGCTGCCAGTTGCGGCGGCAGGATACGTCGTTCGAACTCAACCGTTTCCTCTCGCCCGACGAGGCCGCCCCCGCCGCCGCGCGGACGAACAAGGCGAACGGTATCCTCGACGGCACCGGGCGGCGGATCGATCATGCCCGCGCGCAGGGCTGGATCGACACGATGCAGCAGGCGGCGATGGAGGATATCCTGGTCGACATCGCCAATGCGCAGGGCGGAATGGAGCGGCTGAAGAATACGCCGCTGCCCAATCAGTACCGCTTCTTCCCCACCTTCTTCACACGTTTGTTCTGCCTCCTCCTCCCCATCGGCCTCGTCGAAACCCTCGGCATCGCAACGCCGATCGGATCCACCGTCGCGGGGCTGATGTTCCTGGCGGTGCTGCAGATCGGCGACGATCTGGTCGATCCGTTCGCGGGCAAGCTGCACGACGTTCCGCTGACGGCGATGACGCGCACGATCGAAATCGATTTGCTGGAGGCGCTGGGCGATCCCGCGCCGCAGCCGGTCGTGCCGGTCAGCGGCGTGTTGTGGTAG
- a CDS encoding site-specific DNA-methyltransferase: protein MGVIDKVRESAPASVAEAPALAFETLPLDQILMGECIATMRALPAKSVDLIFADPPYNLQLGGDLSRPDGSHVDAVTDDWDKFDSLSAYDRFTREWLFEAKRILKDNGAIWVIGSYHNIYKVGAAIQDLGYWILNDIVWRKANPMPNFKGTRFTNAHETLIWASMGEKARYTFNYRSMKTLNDELQMRSDWEFPICGGQERLKKDGVKVHPTQKPEALIYRILLACTKPGDVVLDPFFGTGTTGAVAKRLGRRWIGIERETLYVAAAQERIDAALPLDESALTTMQSPKAAPRVAFGTIVENGLLTAGAVLVDAKRRYSVTVRADGSVLSGDQTGSIHKLGSVLQNAPACNGWTFWHYETPNGLKPIDTLRQQYLLATQP from the coding sequence ATGGGGGTTATCGACAAGGTCCGCGAAAGCGCACCCGCGTCCGTTGCGGAGGCGCCTGCGCTGGCGTTCGAAACGCTGCCGCTGGACCAGATCCTGATGGGCGAATGCATCGCGACGATGCGCGCGCTGCCCGCCAAGTCGGTCGACCTGATCTTCGCCGATCCGCCCTACAATCTTCAGTTGGGCGGTGATCTGTCGCGCCCCGACGGCAGCCATGTCGACGCCGTCACCGACGATTGGGACAAGTTCGATTCGCTCAGCGCCTATGATCGCTTCACCCGCGAATGGCTGTTCGAGGCGAAGCGCATCCTGAAGGACAATGGCGCGATCTGGGTGATCGGCAGCTATCACAACATCTACAAGGTCGGCGCGGCGATCCAGGATCTGGGCTATTGGATCCTCAACGACATCGTCTGGCGCAAGGCCAATCCGATGCCCAATTTCAAGGGCACGCGCTTCACCAACGCGCATGAGACGCTGATCTGGGCGTCGATGGGCGAAAAGGCGCGCTACACGTTCAACTATCGCAGCATGAAGACGTTGAACGACGAACTGCAGATGCGCAGCGATTGGGAATTCCCGATCTGCGGCGGACAGGAAAGGTTGAAGAAGGACGGGGTGAAGGTTCATCCGACGCAGAAGCCGGAAGCGCTCATCTATCGTATCCTGCTCGCCTGCACGAAACCCGGCGACGTCGTACTCGATCCGTTCTTCGGCACCGGCACGACGGGTGCGGTGGCGAAGCGGCTCGGCCGGCGCTGGATCGGGATCGAGCGCGAGACGCTGTACGTGGCGGCGGCGCAGGAACGGATCGACGCGGCGCTCCCGCTCGATGAATCCGCATTGACCACGATGCAGAGCCCCAAGGCCGCGCCACGCGTCGCGTTCGGCACGATCGTGGAGAACGGCCTGCTTACCGCGGGCGCCGTGCTGGTCGATGCCAAGCGCCGCTACAGCGTCACCGTGCGCGCCGACGGCTCCGTCCTGTCGGGCGACCAGACCGGGTCGATCCACAAGCTCGGCTCCGTCCTGCAGAACGCGCCCGCGTGCAACGGATGGACCTTCTGGCATTACGAGACGCCCAACGGACTGAAGCCGATCGACACGCTGCGTCAGCAATATCTGCTGGCGACGCAGCCCTGA